In Chitinivibrionia bacterium, one DNA window encodes the following:
- a CDS encoding TetR/AcrR family transcriptional regulator: MNTKERIVVATIELIKNSKNNAADISNRAIAQKAGVNNASINYHFQSKERLIGICVERMLGEIDPSGMSPAGLLKHKLKAVFDLFVAYPTVAKISILAEILGYDLYNKQQRDIILDSLADNLLGNTEKLDPKPEIKQEKRGNENSQR, from the coding sequence ATGAATACAAAAGAAAGAATTGTCGTCGCAACTATTGAGCTTATTAAGAATAGTAAAAATAATGCCGCCGATATAAGCAATCGAGCAATCGCTCAAAAAGCAGGTGTGAACAATGCTTCCATTAACTACCATTTTCAGAGCAAAGAGCGGTTAATTGGGATTTGCGTAGAGCGAATGCTCGGCGAAATTGACCCAAGCGGTATGTCGCCTGCGGGCTTGCTGAAACACAAACTTAAAGCAGTTTTTGATTTATTTGTTGCGTATCCGACGGTGGCGAAAATATCGATATTGGCAGAAATTTTAGGATACGACCTATACAATAAACAACAGCGCGACATAATTCTTGATTCTCTCGCAGATAATTTATTAGGAAATACCGAAAAACTTGACCCTAAACCCGAAATTAAGCAAGAAAAAAGAGGGAACGAAAATTCGCAGAGGTGA